In one window of Aquamicrobium sp. DNA:
- a CDS encoding ATP-binding protein produces the protein MDTGLTAVPEADIEKHRAMAQSFITRIVVLEDSSGRSQTELAGTGRRFVSTVSTGSVRRTREVELAKTVQAVRPDDQLLSVPQHTALYRARRGLAVAMAVADVFARSTALEDLQAKNARSPLEGEDVAHYKRLLSAAAYVAAFTFASYLLQTVESDAEAPSDVHEPDYVFDTQQDALKSLIAGLDAALAGAKDDADLSPRIRAFATAAIEGLLSRKGRFDALGAFENAHIRVEKDDFTLDGFDVAPGRKSKPLVMQFRKPEEVVGNHIAKYQSLKLAKMLMAYDFDRQANPFVELGGFLFTFIGDGAPGTGKTTLIQMIAGIVNDYAQVAGVPFHYENFGVDQISSYQGKSGQNCRQFINNVLNPRAIGFGTIDDIDQVAAKRSDDRASAGQQEITGVLMDAFAGAATVVRGNCSFGMFSNYPENVDDALRQRAGARWLVDGPQTKDDYIDIFVLLAGKNHAIPLGDHELYAAQEIQRAVETAYENHSKPQEEGLKKVYDRFMDERGEPKTLAEIGDYLHRIKEAEPRFTGRAIKNVTDAIKMRAMDIELPDEWFETREAFMGKSYDEKKAMISELRRPFTMDMVMQEINRYADSEFRYSDKSDDAAVDRLVRDARLRERALAEIEALKAKGHWNA, from the coding sequence ATGGACACCGGCCTGACCGCGGTTCCCGAAGCCGACATCGAGAAGCATCGCGCGATGGCGCAGAGCTTCATCACCCGCATCGTGGTGCTGGAGGATTCGTCCGGGCGCTCGCAGACCGAGCTTGCCGGCACCGGCCGCCGCTTCGTCTCGACGGTCTCGACCGGCTCGGTCCGGCGCACCCGCGAGGTGGAGCTGGCGAAAACCGTGCAGGCGGTGCGGCCCGACGACCAGCTTCTTTCGGTTCCCCAGCACACGGCGCTCTACCGCGCGCGGCGCGGGCTCGCCGTCGCCATGGCCGTCGCCGACGTGTTCGCCCGCTCGACGGCGCTCGAGGACCTTCAGGCGAAGAACGCCCGCTCGCCGCTCGAGGGCGAGGACGTCGCCCATTACAAGCGGCTGCTCTCGGCCGCGGCCTACGTCGCCGCCTTCACCTTCGCCTCCTACCTGCTCCAGACCGTCGAGAGCGACGCCGAGGCCCCGAGCGACGTGCATGAGCCGGACTATGTGTTCGATACCCAGCAGGACGCGCTGAAAAGCCTGATCGCCGGCCTCGATGCCGCGCTTGCCGGGGCGAAGGACGATGCGGACCTTAGCCCCCGCATCCGCGCCTTCGCCACCGCCGCCATCGAGGGCCTCTTGTCGCGCAAGGGCCGGTTCGACGCGCTGGGCGCGTTCGAGAACGCGCATATCCGCGTCGAGAAGGACGATTTCACCCTCGACGGCTTCGACGTCGCGCCCGGCCGCAAGTCGAAGCCCCTGGTGATGCAGTTCCGCAAGCCGGAGGAGGTGGTCGGCAACCACATCGCTAAGTACCAGTCGCTGAAGCTCGCCAAGATGCTGATGGCCTACGATTTCGACCGGCAGGCGAATCCGTTCGTCGAGCTGGGCGGCTTCCTCTTCACCTTCATCGGCGACGGTGCGCCCGGCACCGGCAAGACGACGCTGATCCAGATGATCGCCGGCATCGTCAACGACTACGCGCAGGTGGCGGGGGTGCCTTTCCACTACGAGAATTTCGGCGTCGACCAGATCTCATCCTATCAGGGCAAGTCGGGCCAGAACTGCCGGCAATTCATCAACAACGTCCTGAACCCGCGGGCCATCGGCTTCGGCACCATCGACGACATCGACCAGGTGGCGGCGAAGCGCTCCGACGACCGCGCCTCGGCCGGCCAGCAGGAGATCACCGGCGTTTTGATGGACGCATTCGCGGGTGCTGCCACCGTCGTGCGCGGCAACTGCTCGTTCGGCATGTTCTCCAACTATCCCGAGAATGTCGACGACGCGCTGCGCCAGCGCGCCGGCGCGCGCTGGCTGGTCGACGGGCCGCAGACGAAGGACGACTATATCGACATCTTCGTGCTGCTCGCCGGCAAGAACCACGCGATACCGCTCGGCGACCACGAGCTCTACGCGGCGCAGGAGATCCAGCGCGCCGTCGAGACGGCCTATGAAAACCATTCGAAGCCGCAGGAGGAGGGGCTGAAGAAGGTCTACGACCGCTTCATGGACGAGCGCGGCGAGCCGAAGACGCTGGCCGAGATCGGCGACTATCTCCACCGCATCAAGGAGGCCGAGCCGCGCTTCACCGGGCGGGCGATCAAGAACGTCACCGACGCGATCAAGATGCGCGCCATGGACATCGAATTGCCCGACGAGTGGTTCGAGACGCGCGAAGCCTTCATGGGCAAGTCCTACGACGAGAAGAAGGCGATGATCTCCGAGCTGCGCCGGCCGTTCACGATGGACATGGTGATGCAGGAGATCAATCGCTACGCCGATTCCGAGTTCCGCTATTCCGACAAGTCCGACGACGCGGCGGTCGACAGGCTGGTCCGCGACGCCCGCCTGCGCGAGCGCGCCTTGGCCGAGATCGAGGCGTTGAAGGCGAAGGGGCACTGGAACGCCTGA
- a CDS encoding endonuclease domain-containing protein — protein sequence MRGGNARRTTRARQLRHVENEAEEVLWHELRGRRLNGHKFIRQLPIGPYFADFACRETSLVVEVDGSQHAEQEHDGFRDETMNRNGWSVLRFWHADVLRSRKKVLETIVAALDGRLDRRMVSVEMKFLPAFRNAEQ from the coding sequence ATGCGTGGCGGAAATGCGCGAAGGACGACGAGGGCGAGGCAGCTTCGCCATGTCGAGAATGAGGCTGAAGAGGTATTGTGGCACGAATTGCGGGGACGGCGTTTGAACGGGCACAAGTTCATACGACAATTGCCAATCGGGCCGTACTTCGCCGATTTCGCCTGTCGTGAAACCAGCCTTGTTGTGGAAGTGGACGGAAGTCAGCATGCCGAACAAGAGCACGATGGCTTTCGGGACGAGACGATGAACAGGAATGGCTGGTCGGTTTTGCGATTTTGGCACGCTGATGTGCTACGAAGCAGAAAGAAGGTTCTTGAAACGATAGTGGCTGCGCTGGACGGCCGGCTTGATCGCAGGATGGTTTCCGTCGAGATGAAATTCCTGCCCGCTTTCAGGAACGCCGAGCAATGA
- a CDS encoding DUF6638 family protein, whose protein sequence is MDLLRDNELIYGRLLPVEEPHLIERYNKALRAFGLPATTREKISIDRTGFSPEVAEDLGDIHYLDPNQINRRFIILTPLQVSLPVVHTAFSNTSQLLYEFLTANARVINALTIKDVIYGEIEDSVARVEDIEDLLSINQVEFKVLSAEDVTGKAAELATMIDRLKQEPEFWRDTAALEHMVGLAKVTGDIRENALVPEQVIFRHNAYWTSHFGGLYVFVDPDMTTVISDPSAPGFRRSRPWQVSYLSLHDASRVYDFLVSTGRVELPRASWIEDSGYLEHRAEMVVRNLIRKAEPGRDLGKVDRVWLQTWIHGHADLIAQEGTFPFLNAAKREIAQLGQLRMEEVRPDRRFLVIRARPDHPDAWLTNRLISDFVPDDFMARYVFNKQGFYRDYEGFDPVWRRHVVETLKDTYLKNKAAFRARLYGLRD, encoded by the coding sequence ATGGACCTTCTGCGTGACAACGAGCTGATCTACGGGAGGCTTCTCCCGGTCGAGGAGCCGCATCTGATCGAGCGCTACAACAAGGCGCTGCGCGCCTTCGGCCTGCCGGCGACGACGCGCGAGAAAATCTCCATCGACCGCACCGGCTTTTCGCCGGAGGTGGCGGAAGACCTCGGCGACATCCATTATCTCGACCCGAACCAGATCAACCGCCGCTTCATCATCCTGACGCCGCTTCAGGTGTCGCTGCCGGTGGTGCACACGGCGTTCTCCAACACCTCGCAGCTTCTCTACGAGTTCCTGACCGCGAACGCGCGCGTCATCAACGCGCTGACGATCAAGGACGTGATCTATGGCGAGATCGAGGATTCGGTCGCCAGGGTCGAGGACATCGAGGACCTCTTGTCCATCAACCAGGTCGAGTTCAAGGTTCTGTCGGCCGAGGACGTCACCGGCAAGGCGGCGGAGCTGGCGACGATGATCGACCGGCTGAAGCAGGAGCCGGAGTTCTGGCGCGACACCGCCGCGCTGGAACACATGGTCGGGCTGGCCAAGGTGACGGGCGACATCCGCGAGAACGCGCTCGTCCCCGAGCAGGTGATCTTCCGCCACAACGCCTACTGGACCAGCCATTTCGGCGGGCTCTACGTCTTCGTCGATCCCGACATGACGACGGTGATCTCCGATCCGTCGGCGCCGGGCTTCCGCCGCTCGCGGCCGTGGCAGGTCAGCTACCTGTCGCTGCACGACGCAAGCCGCGTCTACGATTTCCTCGTCTCGACCGGGCGCGTCGAGCTGCCGCGCGCGTCGTGGATCGAGGATTCGGGCTATCTCGAGCACCGGGCCGAGATGGTCGTGCGCAACCTGATCCGCAAGGCGGAGCCCGGGCGCGACCTCGGCAAGGTCGACCGCGTCTGGCTCCAGACGTGGATACACGGCCATGCCGACCTGATCGCGCAGGAGGGGACGTTCCCCTTCCTCAACGCCGCCAAGCGCGAGATCGCCCAGCTCGGCCAGCTGCGGATGGAGGAGGTGCGGCCGGACCGCCGCTTCCTCGTCATCCGCGCCCGGCCCGACCATCCCGACGCGTGGCTGACCAACCGGCTGATCTCGGATTTCGTGCCCGACGACTTCATGGCGCGCTACGTCTTCAACAAGCAGGGCTTCTACCGCGACTATGAAGGCTTCGACCCCGTCTGGCGGCGGCATGTTGTCGAGACGCTGAAAGATACGTATCTGAAGAACAAGGCCGCTTTTCGCGCGCGGCTCTACGGCCTGAGAGACTGA
- a CDS encoding DUF2333 family protein → MLDPIVSFFARVFHAIGKGLGLLIGALLWPFLWLGRWYTRRGWILRAVVGAIVAGIIGLYGYFFYVTQFWTNFNPDYPASLVQARSTTGAGEPVAAASGATSSGAGQPAQSCKPSAIAGIAADLIDFNVNQNAWISSMLVSNAGLFGIEWRNTPFFDNKAAFQLGINQVLRRTTTELVDTLGRVRGTSQIDQNLQDARTAMAWSETAWYIGWRGPTRPSPSVFRDGIEKLRAFNASLERCQATFDARADNLMQFLDRMAGDIGSTSDILRQRIELSDAGWFDLRADDRFWFAYGQLYAYYGILVASRSDFGSVIAERNLTVLWTRMEENLRASLNVQPWIISNGNESSAIFPSHLATMGFNLLQVRSNLVEIRSVLDR, encoded by the coding sequence ATGCTCGATCCGATCGTCTCGTTCTTCGCCCGCGTCTTTCATGCCATCGGCAAGGGGCTCGGCCTCCTGATCGGCGCGCTGCTGTGGCCGTTCCTGTGGCTGGGGCGCTGGTACACGCGCCGCGGCTGGATCCTGCGCGCCGTGGTCGGCGCCATTGTCGCCGGCATCATCGGGCTCTACGGCTATTTCTTCTACGTCACCCAATTCTGGACCAACTTCAACCCGGACTATCCGGCCTCGCTGGTGCAGGCGCGCAGCACGACCGGGGCGGGCGAGCCCGTCGCCGCCGCCTCGGGGGCGACGTCCTCCGGCGCGGGCCAGCCGGCGCAGAGCTGCAAGCCCTCGGCCATCGCCGGCATCGCCGCCGACCTGATCGACTTCAACGTCAACCAGAACGCCTGGATCTCCTCGATGCTGGTGTCGAACGCCGGCCTGTTCGGCATCGAGTGGCGCAACACGCCGTTCTTCGACAACAAGGCCGCGTTCCAGCTCGGCATCAACCAGGTGCTGCGCCGCACCACCACCGAGCTCGTCGACACGCTTGGCCGCGTGCGCGGCACCTCGCAGATCGACCAGAACCTGCAGGACGCGCGCACCGCGATGGCCTGGTCCGAGACCGCCTGGTATATCGGCTGGCGCGGCCCGACCCGGCCTTCGCCCAGCGTCTTCCGCGACGGCATCGAGAAGCTGCGCGCCTTCAACGCCAGCCTCGAGCGCTGCCAGGCGACGTTCGACGCCCGCGCCGACAACCTGATGCAGTTCCTCGACCGCATGGCCGGCGACATCGGCTCCACCTCCGACATCCTGCGCCAGCGCATCGAATTGTCCGACGCCGGCTGGTTCGACCTGCGCGCCGACGACCGCTTCTGGTTCGCCTACGGCCAGCTCTATGCCTATTACGGCATCCTCGTCGCCTCGCGCTCGGACTTCGGCTCGGTGATCGCCGAGCGCAACCTGACCGTGCTGTGGACGCGGATGGAGGAGAACCTGCGCGCCTCGCTCAACGTCCAGCCGTGGATCATCTCCAACGGCAACGAGTCGAGCGCGATCTTCCCGTCGCATCTGGCGACGATGGGCTTCAACCTGCTCCAGGTCCGCTCCAACCTCGTCGAGATCCGCTCGGTCCTCGACCGTTAG
- a CDS encoding formate--tetrahydrofolate ligase encodes MTGFRTDIEIARAADKKPIMEIGAKLGIPSGELLPYGHDKAKVSAAFIRSLAGRPQGRLILVTAINPTPAGEGKTTTTVGLGDGLNRIGKRAAICIREASLGPNFGMKGGAAGGGYAQVVPMEDMNLHFTGDFHAITTAHNLLSALIDNHIYWGNELEIDTRRVTWRRVMDMNDRALRQIVCSLGGVANGFPREAGFDITVASEVMAILCLASDLEDLERRLGDIIVGYRRDKSPVFARDLKAQGAMAVLLKDAMQPNLVQTLENNPAFVHGGPFANIAHGCNSVVATTTALRLADYVVTEAGFGADLGAEKFFDIKCRKAGLTPAAAVIVATVRALKMNGGVKKDDLGAEDVAAVREGCANLGRHIENVKQFGVPAIVAINHFASDTEAEIEAVKAFAAEQGVEAVLCRHWASGSAGIEELAHKVADLADSGVAQFAPLYADETGLFDKIDTIVKRIYRGSEAIADKSVRDQLHQWERQGYGHLPVCMAKTQYSFSTDPNLRGAPTGHVVPVREVRLAAGAGFVVAICGEIMTMPGLPRSPSSERIFLNERGEIEGLF; translated from the coding sequence ATGACAGGGTTCAGGACCGACATCGAGATCGCGCGCGCGGCCGACAAGAAGCCGATCATGGAGATCGGCGCGAAGCTCGGCATCCCGTCGGGGGAACTGCTGCCCTACGGCCATGACAAGGCCAAGGTGTCGGCCGCCTTCATCCGCTCGCTCGCCGGCAGGCCGCAAGGCCGCCTGATCCTCGTCACCGCCATCAACCCGACCCCGGCGGGCGAGGGCAAGACGACGACGACGGTCGGCCTCGGCGACGGGCTGAACCGGATCGGCAAGCGCGCGGCGATCTGCATCCGCGAGGCCTCGCTCGGCCCGAATTTCGGCATGAAGGGCGGCGCGGCCGGCGGCGGCTACGCCCAGGTGGTGCCGATGGAGGACATGAACCTCCACTTCACCGGCGACTTCCATGCCATCACCACGGCGCACAACCTGCTCTCGGCGCTGATCGACAACCACATCTACTGGGGCAACGAGCTCGAGATCGACACGCGCCGCGTCACCTGGCGGCGGGTGATGGACATGAACGACCGGGCGCTCAGGCAGATCGTCTGCTCGCTCGGCGGCGTCGCCAACGGCTTTCCGCGCGAGGCCGGCTTCGACATCACAGTCGCTTCCGAGGTGATGGCGATCCTGTGCCTCGCCAGCGACCTCGAGGACCTCGAGCGCCGGCTGGGCGACATCATCGTCGGCTACCGGCGCGACAAGAGCCCGGTCTTCGCGCGCGACCTGAAGGCGCAAGGGGCGATGGCGGTGCTGCTCAAGGACGCGATGCAGCCCAACCTTGTCCAGACGCTGGAGAACAACCCCGCCTTCGTCCATGGCGGGCCGTTCGCCAACATCGCCCATGGCTGCAACTCGGTCGTCGCCACCACGACGGCGTTGAGGCTCGCCGACTACGTGGTGACGGAGGCCGGCTTCGGCGCCGACCTCGGCGCGGAGAAGTTCTTCGACATCAAGTGCCGCAAGGCCGGGCTGACGCCGGCCGCCGCCGTCATCGTCGCCACGGTCAGGGCGCTGAAGATGAACGGCGGGGTGAAGAAGGACGATCTCGGCGCGGAGGACGTGGCAGCGGTGCGCGAGGGCTGCGCCAATCTCGGCCGCCATATCGAGAACGTGAAGCAGTTCGGCGTGCCGGCGATCGTGGCGATCAACCATTTCGCCAGCGACACCGAAGCCGAGATCGAGGCGGTGAAGGCGTTCGCGGCCGAGCAGGGCGTCGAGGCCGTGCTGTGCCGCCACTGGGCTTCAGGATCGGCCGGCATCGAGGAGCTGGCGCACAAGGTCGCCGATCTCGCCGACAGCGGCGTCGCGCAGTTCGCGCCGCTCTATGCCGACGAGACGGGCCTGTTCGACAAGATCGACACCATCGTCAAGCGCATCTATCGCGGCTCGGAGGCCATCGCCGACAAGAGCGTGCGCGACCAGCTCCACCAATGGGAACGCCAGGGCTACGGCCACCTGCCGGTGTGCATGGCCAAGACGCAGTATTCGTTCTCGACCGACCCCAACCTGCGCGGCGCGCCGACGGGGCATGTCGTGCCGGTGCGCGAGGTCCGGCTCGCCGCCGGGGCCGGCTTCGTCGTCGCGATCTGCGGCGAGATCATGACCATGCCCGGCCTGCCCAGGTCGCCGTCCTCGGAGCGGATATTCCTCAACGAGCGCGGCGAGATCGAAGGGCTTTTCTGA
- a CDS encoding TonB-dependent hemoglobin/transferrin/lactoferrin family receptor yields the protein MKAWHSRAPLMACTALAMLYIAVPAAAQDSSTVLETIEVEGKKTSAGQKLEKGAADTPLASETTADDIRKKEISDLGDLGNTTEPGVDYTESQPGKVGGLTIRGLGGPRIATVIDGIPISSFGNLIRAGSPSPMTGISDGTNSFDFSSLSAIDVVRGADSSRLGAGALAGGLLMRTLEPDDLIEDGRDWGGISKVGYDSSDRSVAGSLAIAKRFESTSFLFQGAYKKGHERDNKGTDDIYGVTRTKPNPADIDQSNLLFKVRHDLEGGHRIGMTAERYRLDNDFELKTMQNSLYQYDQGWGFESTHRDRVSLDYRYEAPSEGGLIDAAALTLYWQKLNKNAGSDGIRTSDSARYLRDNDVEESSYGLTGGLLSTFNTGNLAHEVRFGGTLQFLQTEQFMAGLPASSVLNKADMPHVSGTKLGLYLDDRIGLGDSGFALTPGLRLDWYDYEPKAAPGYTGPLVSKDGMRISPKLLATYQMTPQTELFAQWSMAYRAPSIDEYYIYYPSSFYEVHGNIDLKPETGHGFEVGANYESGDLSGKLTVFHNRYRNFIEGYQVSGAPLIMSWRNVGEVEISGIELKARKDFANGFYLSGALSYAYGKNKTDDTILNSIAPFKAIIGIGYERENWGVDLTGIFAGHMREDGPQIDPQTGAPYETFDAPGYGIANLTGWWEPEQVKGLRIQAGVYNLFDWKYWNGVAVRGVDPTTQSRGNQPVDFYSEPGRSFKFSLTQKF from the coding sequence ATGAAAGCCTGGCATTCGCGCGCGCCCCTCATGGCCTGCACTGCCCTTGCGATGCTCTACATCGCCGTTCCCGCCGCTGCGCAGGACAGCTCGACGGTTCTCGAGACGATCGAGGTCGAGGGCAAGAAGACGTCCGCTGGCCAGAAGCTTGAAAAGGGCGCGGCCGACACGCCGCTCGCCAGCGAGACCACGGCCGACGACATCCGCAAGAAGGAAATCTCCGATCTCGGCGATCTCGGCAATACGACGGAGCCGGGCGTGGACTATACCGAGTCGCAGCCCGGAAAGGTCGGCGGCCTCACTATTCGCGGCCTCGGCGGTCCGCGCATCGCGACCGTGATCGACGGTATCCCGATTTCCAGTTTCGGCAACCTGATCCGCGCCGGTTCGCCGTCGCCGATGACGGGCATAAGCGACGGCACCAATTCCTTCGACTTCTCGTCCCTGTCGGCGATCGACGTGGTTCGCGGCGCCGATTCGAGCCGGCTGGGGGCGGGCGCGCTCGCCGGCGGGCTGTTGATGCGGACGCTGGAGCCCGACGACCTGATCGAGGACGGCCGCGACTGGGGCGGCATCAGCAAGGTGGGCTACGACAGCTCCGACCGGAGCGTCGCCGGCTCCCTCGCCATCGCCAAGCGGTTCGAGAGCACGTCCTTCCTGTTCCAGGGCGCCTACAAGAAGGGCCACGAGCGCGACAACAAGGGCACCGACGATATTTACGGCGTCACGCGCACGAAGCCCAATCCGGCCGATATCGACCAGAGCAACCTGCTGTTCAAGGTGCGGCATGACCTGGAGGGCGGCCATCGCATCGGCATGACGGCCGAGCGCTATCGTCTCGACAATGACTTCGAACTGAAGACGATGCAGAACTCCCTGTACCAGTACGATCAGGGCTGGGGTTTCGAGTCCACCCATCGCGATCGCGTTTCGCTGGATTATCGCTACGAGGCGCCGTCGGAAGGGGGCCTTATCGATGCCGCCGCGCTGACGCTCTACTGGCAGAAGCTGAACAAGAACGCCGGTTCGGACGGCATTCGCACCAGCGATTCCGCGCGGTATCTCCGTGACAATGACGTGGAGGAGAGCTCGTACGGCCTTACCGGCGGTCTGCTTTCCACGTTCAACACGGGAAACCTTGCCCACGAGGTCCGCTTCGGCGGCACGCTCCAGTTCCTTCAGACCGAACAGTTCATGGCGGGTCTTCCGGCCAGCTCGGTGCTGAACAAGGCCGACATGCCGCATGTCAGCGGCACCAAGCTCGGCCTCTACCTCGACGACCGGATCGGCCTCGGCGACAGCGGCTTCGCCCTGACGCCCGGCCTGAGGCTGGACTGGTACGACTATGAGCCGAAGGCGGCGCCCGGCTATACCGGCCCGCTCGTGTCGAAGGACGGCATGCGCATTTCGCCCAAGCTGCTCGCGACCTACCAGATGACGCCGCAGACGGAGCTGTTCGCGCAGTGGTCGATGGCCTACCGGGCGCCGTCCATCGACGAGTACTACATCTACTATCCGAGCAGCTTCTACGAGGTGCACGGCAACATCGACCTCAAGCCGGAGACGGGGCACGGCTTCGAGGTCGGCGCCAACTACGAGAGCGGCGACCTTTCAGGAAAGCTCACCGTCTTCCACAACCGCTACAGGAATTTCATCGAGGGCTATCAGGTCAGCGGCGCCCCGCTGATCATGTCCTGGCGCAACGTCGGCGAGGTGGAAATCTCCGGCATCGAGCTGAAGGCCCGCAAGGACTTCGCGAACGGGTTCTACCTGAGCGGCGCGCTCTCCTACGCCTACGGCAAGAACAAGACGGACGATACCATCCTCAACTCCATCGCGCCGTTCAAGGCGATCATCGGCATCGGCTACGAGCGGGAGAACTGGGGCGTCGACCTGACCGGCATCTTCGCCGGGCACATGAGGGAGGACGGCCCGCAGATAGACCCGCAGACGGGCGCGCCGTACGAAACCTTCGACGCGCCCGGCTACGGCATCGCCAACCTGACCGGCTGGTGGGAGCCGGAGCAGGTCAAGGGCCTGCGCATCCAGGCCGGCGTCTACAACCTGTTCGACTGGAAGTACTGGAACGGCGTCGCCGTCCGCGGCGTCGACCCGACGACCCAGTCGCGCGGTAACCAGCCGGTCGACTTCTACTCGGAGCCCGGCCGCAGCTTCAAATTCTCGCTGACGCAAAAATTCTGA
- a CDS encoding anthranilate synthase, protein MTLELLEDGAERYATRGGVKITRKRHETPYAGAIEAYIDGLDSRRGCVFSSNYEYPGRYTRWDTAIIDPPLVVSARGRAMVIEALNPRGEALLPVIRRTVEALPEVTPDEASATRLLLTVAEPSRVFTEEERSRAPTVFTVLRALVDLFRSDDDANIGLYGAFGYDLAFQFDTVAAKLTRPASQRDLVLYLPDEILVVDHHQARAWRDRYDFSGDGFSTEGLARGGREEPFTPSGITPPRGDHEPGEYARLVEKAKESFRRGDLFEVVPGQMFFETCRSRPSQISRRLKTINPSPYSFFINLGEREYLIGASPEMFVRVNGRRVETCPISGTIRRGDDAISDSEQILKLLNSKKDESELTMCSDVDRNDKSRVCEPGSVRVIGRRQIEMYSRLIHTVDHIEGRLREGMDAFDAFLSHAWAVTVTGAPKLWAMRFIENHEKSPRAWYGGAIGMVHFNGDMNTGLTLRTIRIRDGIAEVRAGATLLYDSDPAEEEAETELKASAMLAAIRDASAGNAAATTRESARVGEGVSILLVDHEDSFVHTLANYFRQTGATVATVRTPVAEEVFDRLKPDLVVLSPGPGTPKDFDCKATIDKARARDLPIFGVCLGLQALTEAYGGELRQLREPMHGKPSRIRVNKPGTVFSGLPKEVTVGRYHSIFADPSRLPEDFLVTAETEDGVIMAIEHRHERVAAVQFHPESIMTLGHDAGMRMIENVVAHLPRRARTKAA, encoded by the coding sequence ATGACGCTCGAACTGCTTGAAGACGGCGCGGAACGCTACGCGACCAGAGGCGGGGTGAAGATCACCCGCAAGCGCCATGAAACGCCCTATGCGGGCGCCATCGAGGCCTATATCGACGGCCTCGACTCGCGCCGGGGCTGCGTCTTCTCCTCCAACTACGAATATCCCGGCCGCTACACGCGTTGGGACACGGCGATCATCGATCCGCCGCTGGTCGTCTCGGCGCGCGGCCGCGCCATGGTGATCGAGGCGCTGAACCCGCGCGGCGAGGCGCTGCTGCCCGTCATTCGCCGCACCGTCGAGGCGCTGCCGGAGGTGACGCCGGACGAGGCTTCGGCCACGCGCCTTTTGCTCACCGTCGCCGAGCCGTCGCGCGTCTTCACCGAGGAGGAGCGCTCGCGGGCACCGACGGTCTTCACCGTGCTGCGCGCGCTCGTCGACCTGTTCCGCTCCGACGACGACGCCAATATCGGCCTTTACGGCGCGTTCGGCTACGATCTCGCCTTCCAGTTCGATACGGTCGCGGCGAAGCTGACGCGCCCGGCGAGCCAGCGCGACCTCGTGCTCTACCTGCCCGACGAGATCCTCGTCGTCGACCACCATCAGGCCCGCGCATGGCGCGACCGCTACGATTTTTCCGGCGACGGCTTCTCGACGGAAGGGCTGGCGCGCGGCGGGCGGGAAGAGCCGTTCACGCCGTCCGGCATCACGCCGCCGCGCGGCGACCACGAGCCCGGCGAATATGCGCGGCTGGTCGAGAAGGCCAAGGAAAGCTTCCGCCGCGGCGACCTCTTCGAGGTCGTGCCCGGGCAGATGTTCTTCGAGACCTGCAGGTCGCGCCCGTCGCAGATCTCGCGCCGGCTGAAGACGATCAACCCGTCGCCCTATTCCTTCTTCATCAATCTCGGCGAGCGCGAATACCTGATCGGCGCGTCGCCGGAGATGTTCGTGCGCGTCAACGGCCGCCGGGTCGAGACCTGCCCGATCTCCGGCACCATCCGGCGTGGCGACGACGCCATCTCCGATTCCGAGCAGATCCTGAAGCTGCTCAACTCCAAGAAGGACGAGTCCGAGCTGACCATGTGCTCGGACGTCGACCGCAACGACAAGAGCCGGGTGTGCGAGCCGGGCTCGGTGCGCGTCATCGGCCGCCGCCAGATCGAGATGTATTCGCGGCTGATCCACACCGTCGACCACATCGAAGGCCGCCTGCGCGAGGGCATGGACGCGTTCGACGCGTTCCTGTCCCACGCCTGGGCCGTCACCGTCACCGGCGCGCCGAAGCTGTGGGCGATGCGCTTCATCGAGAACCACGAGAAGAGCCCGCGCGCCTGGTATGGCGGGGCGATCGGCATGGTCCATTTCAACGGCGACATGAACACGGGCCTGACGCTGCGCACCATCCGCATCAGGGACGGCATCGCCGAGGTGAGGGCGGGCGCGACGCTGCTCTACGATTCCGACCCGGCCGAGGAAGAGGCCGAGACCGAGCTGAAGGCGTCAGCGATGCTAGCGGCGATCCGTGACGCCTCGGCCGGCAACGCGGCCGCCACGACGCGCGAAAGCGCCAGGGTCGGCGAGGGCGTATCGATCCTGCTGGTCGACCACGAGGATTCCTTCGTCCACACGCTCGCCAACTATTTCCGCCAGACGGGCGCGACGGTGGCGACCGTGCGCACGCCGGTCGCCGAGGAGGTGTTCGATCGCCTCAAGCCCGATCTCGTCGTCCTGTCGCCGGGGCCGGGCACGCCGAAGGATTTCGACTGCAAGGCCACCATCGACAAGGCCCGCGCCCGCGACCTGCCGATCTTCGGCGTCTGCCTCGGCCTTCAGGCGCTCACCGAGGCCTATGGCGGCGAATTGCGCCAGCTGCGCGAGCCGATGCACGGCAAGCCGTCGCGTATCCGCGTCAACAAGCCGGGCACGGTGTTCTCCGGCCTGCCGAAGGAGGTGACGGTCGGCCGCTACCACTCGATCTTCGCCGATCCCTCGCGCCTGCCGGAGGATTTCCTCGTCACGGCCGAGACCGAGGACGGCGTCATCATGGCGATCGAGCACCGGCACGAGCGCGTGGCGGCGGTGCAGTTCCATCCCGAATCGATCATGACGCTCGGGCACGACGCCGGCATGCGGATGAT